A stretch of Planctomycetaceae bacterium DNA encodes these proteins:
- a CDS encoding LptF/LptG family permease: MKLLQRYIFGELVRVFTLLVIVLTVMLVFVGVFREATDRGLGPVQILQIMPYVVPSMLPFTIPATLLLSVCVVYGRISGDLEVTAAKAAGVSALQLLSPAFLLGFLLAIASFGLTNFAIPWAVTNINNIVTQAMEDIFLDVLSSQNLINDPQRGYSITVLEVRNRILMDATFRYRTRNHDQITVRAEQAKIHFDLEGQEIKLMLKNATFSRPGSDSSGDVDFHEFSLPLPQTIGNIKARHLTVTELAAGIEKSGADLDYARQQQVNQTAMALLVGDFSQLAGEDQVSYQAAERQAVQNTHRFRSEIHSRMAMSGSCLFFALVGGPFSMLQARRQFITSFIMCFLPILLVYYPVMFLMLNLCKTGTLDPTWSMWVPNLILTVAGTFMLRKVIQY; this comes from the coding sequence TTGAAGCTGTTGCAACGATATATCTTTGGCGAACTGGTTCGCGTCTTCACGTTGCTGGTCATCGTGTTGACGGTGATGCTTGTGTTTGTCGGTGTGTTTCGTGAAGCCACAGACCGAGGTCTTGGGCCGGTTCAAATACTCCAGATCATGCCGTATGTCGTTCCGAGCATGTTGCCTTTCACGATTCCGGCAACCTTGCTGCTTTCCGTGTGCGTTGTGTACGGTCGCATTTCAGGAGATCTGGAAGTCACGGCTGCCAAAGCCGCCGGAGTCAGCGCACTGCAACTGCTGTCTCCAGCGTTTTTGCTGGGCTTTCTGCTGGCGATTGCGTCGTTCGGGCTGACCAACTTCGCCATACCGTGGGCTGTTACCAACATCAACAACATTGTCACACAGGCAATGGAGGACATCTTTCTGGATGTGTTGTCATCACAGAATCTGATCAATGATCCTCAACGAGGTTATTCCATTACGGTGCTGGAGGTACGAAATCGAATACTGATGGACGCCACGTTTCGATATCGAACTCGCAACCACGATCAGATCACGGTGCGGGCAGAGCAGGCAAAAATACACTTCGATCTGGAAGGGCAGGAAATCAAGCTGATGCTGAAGAATGCCACATTCAGTCGACCGGGATCAGATTCCAGCGGCGACGTGGATTTTCATGAATTTTCCCTGCCATTGCCTCAGACCATCGGCAACATCAAAGCCAGACACCTGACGGTGACGGAACTAGCGGCAGGTATTGAAAAATCAGGTGCAGATCTGGACTATGCCAGGCAACAGCAGGTCAACCAGACAGCCATGGCCCTGTTGGTCGGTGATTTCAGTCAGCTCGCGGGTGAAGATCAGGTATCGTACCAGGCTGCCGAACGTCAGGCGGTACAAAACACGCATCGATTTCGCTCCGAAATTCACAGTCGAATGGCGATGTCCGGCAGTTGTTTGTTCTTCGCACTTGTCGGTGGACCATTCTCGATGCTTCAGGCCCGCCGTCAGTTTATCACCAGCTTTATCATGTGCTTCCTTCCAATTCTGCTGGTCTATTACCCCGTCATGTTTCTCATGCTCAATCTGTGCAAGACGGGAACGCTGGATCCAACCTGGTCAATGTGGGTACCGAATCTCATCCTGACAGTTGCGGGCACCTTCATGCTTCGCAAAGTCATCCAGTATTAA
- a CDS encoding suppressor of fused domain protein translates to MTIILRCDECEARYRVPDDRAGKRVKCKKCGMILQVPPLDDPVTSPDGTRIFRHEPRSRDLDLVSGDEQNIEAISGHIERFLGPVDMVFHELISDMVHIDIHWVKPTKKRPFHTLVTSGMSDRPMTVPDECLNLQYAELMICLPRSWKISQKAFEDEGNYWPVRLLKLLARLPHEYETWLGTGHTIPNGDPAEPYADNTRFSCALVMPPLNVPEEFHSLSLDDERDIHFYTIVPLYDEETNFKLTKGLDALMEKLEAVGANDVVDVNRANSCRRKKWFGLF, encoded by the coding sequence ATGACCATTATTCTGCGGTGTGATGAATGTGAAGCTCGATATCGCGTGCCGGATGATCGAGCGGGAAAGCGGGTGAAGTGTAAGAAATGCGGGATGATACTCCAGGTTCCTCCGCTGGATGACCCGGTGACGTCTCCCGATGGCACCCGCATTTTTCGGCACGAACCAAGGAGCCGGGACCTGGATCTGGTGTCCGGAGATGAACAGAATATCGAAGCCATTTCCGGCCACATCGAACGTTTTCTGGGACCGGTGGATATGGTGTTCCATGAGCTGATCAGCGACATGGTGCACATCGACATCCATTGGGTAAAGCCCACAAAGAAGCGTCCGTTTCATACGCTTGTTACCAGCGGCATGAGCGATCGCCCAATGACCGTTCCTGACGAATGTCTGAATCTTCAGTATGCGGAGCTCATGATTTGTCTGCCCCGTTCATGGAAGATCTCGCAGAAAGCCTTTGAAGATGAGGGGAACTACTGGCCGGTCAGATTGCTGAAGCTGCTGGCCAGGCTACCTCACGAATACGAAACCTGGCTTGGCACAGGACACACGATACCGAACGGCGATCCAGCCGAACCGTACGCCGACAATACCCGATTCTCATGCGCACTGGTTATGCCGCCCCTGAATGTTCCGGAGGAATTTCATTCGCTGTCGCTGGATGACGAGCGGGATATTCACTTCTACACCATTGTTCCGTTGTACGACGAAGAAACGAATTTCAAGCTGACTAAAGGCCTGGATGCGCTCATGGAGAAACTGGAAGCCGTCGGCGCCAATGATGTTGTGGATGTGAATCGAGCCAACAGTTGTCGGCGCAAGAAGTGGTTTGGGTTGTTCTGA
- a CDS encoding diacylglycerol kinase family protein encodes MSKALPDLKPDAPAIAIQRNPQSGSGRGRSELLALVHELRQRGYRVRMFKSREQLDIWVRQDQVSRQLRCLVAAGGDGTLADLLNRHPSRPLVPFPLGTENLMARYLGIGRTPALFADMVDANQTLMFDTGLVNDHRFLLMVSLGVDADVVHRLHHERTGNIRHMSYLRPIWNAFRRFRSQRVWATSCADSAEQIAETLPLAGGHVIVANTSAYGFHFQFCPDATPHDGLLDVRVFTGTSRFAMFIHGLSLWLRLPWKNVMVKRFQSSCIRLNAAGPAGTPADTPSGVADAGRSSVPAQTDGDPFGRLDCAGSAAADSAIRSVYGEMIVRVDPGSLRMLVPSTYRRCVQQD; translated from the coding sequence ATGTCGAAAGCACTACCAGACCTGAAACCAGACGCTCCTGCGATCGCAATCCAGCGCAACCCTCAATCGGGGAGTGGGCGAGGTCGATCGGAATTGCTGGCCCTTGTTCATGAACTCCGGCAGCGTGGATATCGCGTCAGAATGTTCAAATCACGAGAGCAACTGGATATCTGGGTCAGACAAGATCAGGTGAGTCGGCAACTGCGATGTCTCGTTGCGGCCGGGGGAGACGGCACACTGGCTGACCTGCTGAATCGCCATCCGTCGCGCCCTTTGGTGCCATTTCCGCTGGGCACAGAAAACCTGATGGCCCGCTATCTCGGCATCGGCCGAACGCCTGCTCTGTTTGCAGACATGGTGGATGCAAATCAAACCTTGATGTTCGATACGGGCCTTGTCAACGACCATCGATTTCTGCTGATGGTAAGCCTTGGGGTCGATGCTGACGTTGTCCATCGACTTCATCATGAGCGAACGGGCAACATACGGCACATGTCATACTTACGCCCCATCTGGAACGCTTTCCGGCGATTTCGCAGTCAACGCGTTTGGGCCACGTCATGCGCTGATTCCGCAGAACAAATAGCCGAAACGTTGCCTTTGGCTGGTGGCCACGTCATCGTTGCAAACACGTCGGCCTATGGGTTTCATTTTCAGTTTTGTCCCGATGCCACTCCCCATGATGGATTGCTGGATGTGCGGGTCTTTACCGGGACGTCGAGATTTGCAATGTTCATCCATGGCCTGAGCCTCTGGCTTCGCCTGCCATGGAAAAATGTCATGGTGAAACGATTTCAGAGCTCCTGCATCCGACTGAATGCAGCAGGGCCCGCCGGGACGCCCGCGGATACTCCATCAGGAGTCGCAGATGCAGGCCGCTCGTCTGTGCCGGCTCAAACCGACGGTGATCCATTTGGTCGCCTGGATTGTGCCGGTTCCGCAGCCGCTGACAGTGCGATTCGCAGTGTCTATGGCGAGATGATTGTACGTGTCGATCCCGGCTCACTCCGAATGCTGGTGCCATCAACCTATCGTCGGTGTGTCCAGCAGGACTGA
- a CDS encoding protein phosphatase 2C domain-containing protein, giving the protein MSKQVLASHEFCESELESPQVLSVAGGHAALFSRRCPGKSSVNEDAAAVFAVSDSTGVLVVADGAGGMQSGNAASSQAVKSMAERLLNLPDSSNLRAAVLDAIESANDRICAMGANAATTFAALEIQSDTVRPYHVGDSMILLCGQRGRLRWQSIAHSPVGYAVEAGVIDEADAMSHPDRHYVSNLVGCPEMRIEMGPQLKMSVRDTLLICSDGLSDNLSTDEIVSIIRCGDLAMSVQQLVDLATQRMKQGIGDGSIPSKPDDLTIVAFRRAQKPGRRARQKKTVMPDNPVSRVETPDSESESGFEQSQISGDVVATPSEFRPSATESAE; this is encoded by the coding sequence ATGTCAAAGCAAGTTCTGGCGTCTCACGAGTTCTGTGAAAGCGAATTGGAATCACCGCAAGTCTTGTCGGTTGCGGGTGGTCACGCTGCCCTGTTCAGTCGGCGATGTCCGGGCAAGAGCAGCGTCAACGAAGATGCGGCGGCTGTATTCGCTGTCAGTGATTCGACCGGTGTACTTGTCGTTGCCGATGGTGCGGGGGGGATGCAGTCCGGAAACGCGGCATCCTCTCAGGCTGTTAAGTCCATGGCCGAACGACTCCTGAATCTGCCCGACAGTTCCAACCTGAGAGCCGCCGTTCTGGACGCTATCGAAAGCGCGAATGATCGCATCTGTGCCATGGGTGCCAACGCCGCAACAACATTCGCTGCACTCGAAATCCAGTCTGACACTGTGCGCCCTTACCATGTCGGCGATTCAATGATTCTTCTGTGTGGTCAACGGGGCCGGTTGCGATGGCAGTCGATCGCCCACTCGCCGGTGGGTTACGCCGTCGAAGCCGGAGTGATCGATGAAGCCGATGCGATGTCACACCCGGATCGACACTATGTTTCCAATCTGGTTGGTTGCCCCGAAATGCGAATCGAGATGGGTCCGCAGCTGAAAATGAGCGTTCGCGATACGCTTCTGATCTGCAGCGACGGGCTGAGTGATAATCTTTCCACCGACGAAATCGTTTCGATCATTCGGTGTGGCGATCTTGCGATGTCTGTTCAGCAACTGGTCGACCTCGCAACACAACGAATGAAGCAGGGCATCGGTGACGGCTCGATTCCGTCAAAGCCGGATGATCTGACAATCGTTGCCTTCCGAAGGGCTCAGAAACCCGGAAGAAGAGCTCGACAGAAGAAGACCGTTATGCCCGACAACCCCGTCAGCCGCGTAGAGACACCCGATAGTGAATCAGAATCCGGTTTCGAGCAAAGCCAGATCTCCGGCGACGTGGTGGCCACGCCATCTGAATTCAGGCCGTCGGCTACTGAATCGGCTGAATAG
- a CDS encoding BON domain-containing protein, with the protein MSNPAQQTVRPLWSASSLRFLFGATFAFAVLQFQTNSAHAQQVNLGGTGSTNGSSTGSTGTGTSGTSSGATGFTLNTTNVDNAPQGFVGGAQQDGFVGAIRESTLNTNSGNRQFRAITDQQTNRNLQTQQTGTPRTVPVSIRLGFATPSAGATSNSFPEINSASLDLFSIANPAFSSIRVSMTDAGVATLSGTASSPDVRRLAGNLIRLQPGVRKVNNQVAVAADESTQAIQPIQ; encoded by the coding sequence ATGAGCAATCCCGCGCAACAGACCGTTCGGCCCCTTTGGTCGGCCTCATCTCTCCGATTTCTGTTTGGGGCGACTTTTGCCTTTGCGGTCCTCCAGTTTCAAACGAACTCTGCCCATGCGCAGCAGGTGAACCTTGGAGGAACCGGATCCACGAACGGTTCTTCAACAGGTTCAACGGGTACGGGAACCAGTGGAACATCCTCCGGGGCCACCGGTTTTACTCTGAACACAACAAACGTCGATAACGCACCGCAGGGATTTGTCGGAGGAGCTCAACAGGACGGATTTGTCGGTGCTATTCGGGAATCGACCCTGAATACAAACAGTGGAAATCGACAGTTCCGGGCCATCACGGACCAGCAAACGAACCGTAACCTGCAGACACAGCAGACCGGAACTCCACGAACCGTGCCCGTGTCCATTCGCCTTGGTTTTGCGACGCCTTCGGCAGGAGCAACAAGCAACAGTTTTCCTGAGATCAACAGCGCTTCACTGGACCTGTTCTCCATCGCGAACCCTGCGTTCAGCAGTATTCGGGTTTCGATGACTGATGCAGGAGTCGCCACTTTGTCCGGCACCGCATCCAGTCCCGATGTCCGTCGGCTCGCCGGAAATCTGATTCGTCTGCAGCCCGGTGTCCGAAAAGTTAACAATCAAGTCGCGGTAGCAGCCGACGAATCAACTCAAGCTATTCAGCCGATTCAGTAG
- a CDS encoding cytochrome c biogenesis protein CcdA — MSIRHSIAQMIQSLFTVAFLATIFAHCGDRAIAQGTFPLDSFDNGLTFGSSPADDADIDVSAKLVPHDSENVELQVTVVLPDGFYIYSMDKSFSGRTSIKLKSQQGILESSDAWRADHAPKAVDDPGLGQRVEKFFDKVTWSRILPLDKTKTAQVEVAGELTGQFCSSGTDGAGGVCKPIRPPRQFKATLTVSDTLQVPPKNPEQVPEAPQKGSSAGTAAQETKSRTIQLVPQFKGQTDPIRFDISLTPANPKSGDDVILEVKATVQKPWHTFALDQDPAMIGNPTEINLTDLNSLETLDSEFQPSHVPELEYPMEGVVQRVHFGEITWTRKLKCTGANPSVAGTIFFQLCNAGSCLRPTEVEFAFDSADDVNPAPTEGVSAVDTGTDGNGPSPSESSEATPEQSENVTEASQLTERGLFAFILGAFGAGLVALLTPCVFPMIPVTVAFFLKQSEKNHKSPIGLAVIYCLGIIGTFTVLGLLVAVTFRPTKLTELANSPGLNLFFAGLFMVFGLMLMGMFELRLPSWLLTWSSKRESTGGVVGALFMAFTFTLVSFTCTFAFVGGLLVIAATGSWYWPIIGMLSFSAAFASPFFFLALFPSMLRKLPKSGGWMNTVKVTMGLVELAFVLKFLSVADIGLSPDGLPRFLDRASFQIGWAVIAAVTGCYLLDIFRTDHDSPSTGVSPLRVLFAIGFLFLGGYISVGVFAAKAPDGMLWQQIAAFSPPDKSMITGGGAFGSAVASHDSDSHFLDFREAVKAATEKQQLLFIDFTGINCTNCRLMESSVLARNDVRDALHDLVQVQIYTDKVPGNMTTEEREEQLVYNQTLQENWYKDVTLPGYAIASPDGTIILSRFIGLDSSGGQQFLQFINAGKSAWDRRAAQLAGNTNKAIRE; from the coding sequence ATGTCCATCAGACATTCCATCGCTCAGATGATCCAGTCCTTGTTCACGGTGGCCTTTCTCGCCACGATTTTCGCCCACTGTGGCGATCGAGCCATCGCGCAGGGGACCTTCCCACTCGATTCGTTCGATAACGGACTCACCTTTGGCAGTTCTCCCGCAGACGACGCGGATATTGATGTCTCTGCAAAGCTGGTGCCTCACGATTCGGAAAACGTCGAGCTGCAGGTGACGGTCGTCCTTCCGGACGGCTTCTACATCTACTCAATGGATAAAAGTTTTTCCGGCCGGACCTCGATTAAGCTCAAAAGTCAGCAGGGAATTCTGGAGTCGTCTGACGCGTGGCGGGCTGACCACGCACCCAAAGCCGTCGATGATCCCGGACTTGGGCAACGTGTTGAGAAATTTTTCGACAAAGTCACCTGGTCCCGGATTCTCCCGCTCGACAAGACAAAGACGGCCCAGGTCGAAGTCGCAGGAGAACTTACTGGCCAGTTCTGCAGTTCCGGTACCGACGGAGCTGGCGGCGTTTGCAAGCCGATTCGACCCCCTCGCCAGTTCAAAGCGACTCTCACCGTTAGCGATACGTTGCAAGTGCCCCCAAAAAATCCGGAGCAAGTGCCAGAGGCCCCGCAGAAAGGATCCTCCGCTGGGACAGCTGCGCAGGAAACCAAAAGCAGGACCATCCAGCTGGTACCCCAATTCAAAGGCCAAACGGACCCTATCCGTTTCGATATTTCGCTGACTCCAGCCAATCCGAAGTCTGGCGATGATGTGATTCTTGAGGTCAAGGCGACCGTTCAGAAGCCATGGCACACGTTTGCTCTGGACCAGGACCCGGCCATGATCGGGAATCCAACGGAAATCAACCTGACGGATCTGAATTCGCTGGAAACGCTGGACTCCGAATTCCAGCCGTCGCACGTTCCGGAATTGGAATATCCAATGGAGGGCGTTGTTCAGCGAGTTCATTTTGGTGAAATCACCTGGACTCGCAAACTGAAGTGCACAGGTGCAAATCCGTCTGTCGCTGGAACCATCTTTTTCCAGCTGTGCAATGCGGGCTCCTGCCTCAGGCCCACAGAAGTGGAATTTGCATTCGATTCGGCTGATGATGTCAATCCCGCACCAACAGAGGGCGTGTCGGCTGTGGACACGGGAACAGATGGCAATGGCCCATCGCCCAGTGAGTCTTCCGAGGCTACCCCGGAGCAGTCGGAGAATGTGACAGAAGCCAGTCAGCTGACGGAACGCGGGCTCTTCGCATTCATTCTGGGAGCGTTCGGGGCCGGACTGGTCGCTTTGCTGACACCGTGCGTGTTTCCCATGATTCCCGTGACGGTTGCCTTTTTTCTGAAACAGTCGGAAAAGAACCACAAGAGCCCGATTGGACTGGCGGTGATCTACTGTCTTGGGATTATCGGGACATTCACAGTTCTCGGTTTGCTGGTCGCCGTAACCTTCCGACCAACCAAACTGACGGAACTCGCGAACAGTCCGGGTTTGAATCTTTTCTTTGCCGGGTTGTTCATGGTCTTTGGCCTCATGCTGATGGGAATGTTTGAACTGCGATTGCCCAGCTGGCTTTTGACGTGGTCGTCAAAGCGAGAATCCACAGGGGGCGTGGTCGGTGCACTATTTATGGCGTTCACCTTCACGCTGGTTTCCTTCACCTGCACATTTGCATTTGTGGGCGGCCTTCTGGTGATCGCCGCAACCGGCAGCTGGTACTGGCCTATCATCGGGATGCTGTCATTCTCGGCCGCGTTCGCATCGCCGTTCTTTTTCCTGGCCCTGTTTCCCTCGATGCTCAGGAAGTTGCCGAAAAGCGGCGGCTGGATGAATACTGTCAAAGTGACGATGGGGCTCGTTGAACTCGCGTTCGTGCTGAAATTTCTGAGCGTGGCGGATATCGGACTCAGCCCTGACGGCCTGCCCCGATTCCTGGACCGTGCATCATTTCAGATCGGCTGGGCGGTGATCGCTGCCGTCACAGGCTGTTACCTTCTGGACATCTTCCGAACAGATCACGATTCGCCGTCAACAGGGGTCAGCCCCCTCAGAGTGCTTTTTGCCATAGGGTTCCTGTTTCTTGGGGGATACATATCGGTTGGTGTGTTTGCTGCAAAGGCTCCGGATGGCATGCTTTGGCAACAGATCGCCGCGTTTTCACCCCCGGATAAATCGATGATCACCGGCGGTGGTGCTTTCGGCAGTGCTGTCGCCAGTCACGACAGCGATTCCCACTTCCTTGATTTTCGGGAAGCGGTCAAAGCCGCGACCGAAAAACAACAGCTCCTGTTCATCGATTTTACAGGGATCAACTGTACGAATTGTCGATTGATGGAATCCTCAGTCCTGGCCCGCAATGATGTCCGTGACGCTCTTCATGACCTCGTGCAGGTTCAGATTTATACAGACAAAGTCCCGGGCAACATGACAACCGAAGAACGCGAGGAACAATTGGTCTACAACCAAACGCTGCAGGAGAATTGGTACAAAGACGTCACTCTCCCCGGCTACGCGATTGCTTCACCTGATGGAACCATCATCCTTTCCCGATTCATCGGACTTGATAGTTCCGGGGGCCAGCAGTTCCTTCAGTTTATCAATGCGGGTAAGTCTGCCTGGGATCGCCGCGCCGCGCAATTGGCTGGAAACACGAATAAGGCGATCAGAGAGTAA
- a CDS encoding beta-ketoacyl-ACP synthase II has protein sequence MNRIFISGIGVVSCLGNDRPTVWNNLIAGQCGIDKLTEHDVTDLEVDIGGEVRNLNADRINVNDLVSTRKMDRASQFAVHAAHEALEDAGLPVKDIGENAAVIIGAGLAGLETYEFQMERLLTKGPSRVSPFTIPMLMPNAPPGNISLAFGVRGTCYTTSSACSSSGHAMIDAMEYLRRGEADFIITGGTEASLTRLGISSFVNMKAMNKSMNDRPRESMRPFDADRGGFIMAEGSSVLIFETEEHLRKRGGKAWAEVLSGRSTSDAFHLVQPDPEGKLAVKAIKAAISAAGLTPEEMVGQTYVNAHGTSTNYNDAMETVALKTIFGDAAAQLKVSSTKSMLGHMIGAACAIEMSACAMALNSGVLPPTINYTTPDPACDLDYIPNKAIRQQMKYAINNSFGFGGHNVSLVIGRVDDEDLKRPAIECDV, from the coding sequence ATGAATCGTATTTTTATCTCCGGTATTGGCGTCGTCAGTTGTCTGGGAAACGATCGTCCGACGGTTTGGAACAACCTGATTGCCGGACAATGCGGGATCGACAAGCTGACCGAGCATGACGTCACCGATTTGGAGGTTGATATCGGAGGCGAAGTCCGCAACCTGAACGCTGACCGAATTAACGTTAACGATCTGGTATCCACTCGAAAAATGGACCGAGCCAGTCAGTTCGCCGTCCATGCAGCCCATGAAGCTCTGGAAGATGCGGGACTGCCGGTAAAGGATATCGGCGAAAATGCGGCTGTCATTATCGGTGCCGGACTCGCCGGACTGGAGACATACGAATTCCAGATGGAGCGGCTACTTACGAAGGGTCCGTCCCGTGTGAGTCCGTTCACCATTCCTATGCTGATGCCAAACGCTCCACCGGGAAACATCAGTCTGGCTTTTGGTGTCCGGGGGACCTGCTACACGACCAGCAGCGCATGCTCTTCTTCCGGTCACGCCATGATTGATGCCATGGAGTATCTCCGCCGTGGGGAAGCAGATTTTATCATCACGGGCGGAACAGAAGCTTCGCTGACGCGTCTTGGTATTTCGTCCTTCGTCAACATGAAGGCCATGAACAAGTCGATGAATGATCGTCCCCGTGAGTCCATGCGACCGTTCGACGCGGATCGCGGCGGCTTTATCATGGCGGAAGGATCTTCTGTGCTGATCTTCGAAACCGAAGAGCACCTCCGGAAACGCGGCGGCAAAGCCTGGGCGGAAGTTCTTTCCGGCCGGTCAACCAGTGATGCTTTTCATCTGGTCCAGCCTGACCCGGAAGGCAAACTCGCAGTGAAAGCCATCAAGGCGGCGATCAGTGCGGCGGGTCTGACTCCGGAAGAGATGGTCGGGCAAACTTACGTCAATGCTCACGGTACGAGCACAAATTACAACGATGCGATGGAAACGGTGGCTCTGAAGACAATCTTCGGAGACGCTGCCGCGCAGTTGAAAGTCAGCTCAACAAAAAGCATGCTCGGTCATATGATCGGAGCAGCATGTGCAATTGAGATGTCGGCTTGCGCAATGGCCCTGAATTCCGGAGTGCTTCCGCCAACCATCAACTACACCACGCCCGATCCCGCTTGTGACCTGGATTACATTCCGAACAAAGCGATTCGCCAGCAGATGAAATACGCCATCAACAATAGCTTTGGCTTTGGGGGACACAACGTCTCCCTGGTAATTGGCCGCGTTGATGACGAAGACCTCAAACGTCCCGCGATTGAATGTGACGTCTGA